Part of the Trypanosoma brucei gambiense DAL972 chromosome 8, complete sequence genome, tctttgcGCCTGTCCTTCGCTTTCTGCCGTTTGAATTCGCTATTCCCAGCCAACCCTCCTGCGGTCTCCTCGCTCCTCTTGGCGTATGGATCCTCAGTGGCGGCTGAAACTCGCAAGAGGCGACCCATAAAGATGGCCCCTTGGCAACGGGAAAGGGCATTAACCGCATCTTCCACCCGGGCAAACTTTACGAAGGCAGCACCCTTGCTCTGTTTGGTGTCACGAGTGAGTGGTATATGAACAGCCTCCACAGGTCCGACGTGGGAAGAGGCGAACTGCTTCACATCTTCTTCGGTCGCAATAAACGGTATGTTGCCTAAACGGATGCGGCGACTTTCCCGCACAACCTCCTCCTGGTCGTCTCTGGGAGAGGGGTTCTCAGGACATAAAAGTTGATCCTCCTCACTCTCGTCACCTTTCTCTAgcacttctccctttcttttgtcaCTACCGCCACCCCCCGATGCGTCATTGCTACTGCAGGCTTGGTTAGCCGACTCCTTTGCTAAGGAAGACAAGAAATCCATGTCACTTATTTCCCCAAGTTTCTTCTGTCGTTCAAGTGCTTTTTCCAACTCAATGTTGGGATCTTCCtgttccttctttccctgtGGCTCGGCATCGCCATTCCCGCCGTCGCAATCTCCGGTTGGGGATGCTTCCGCGTCTGCGGAAAGCTCCGGCACTAGTACTTCAGTGGCCCATGTTGGCCCTGTTGTTGCTCGTATCCTTTCAGTAACGAACTCTTCTCGccgcttcctcttcttgGCATCTTCCTCACTCTCTCCAGCACCATCCGCATTTGGAGcctttccatcttttgttCCCAATTCCACATCCCTTGCACGTTTCTCGCCTGTGCCCTCATATTTTATTGTTGAACTTTGATTATTCTCCTCttgttcttcctttcccaACTTTTTCCGCATGTTTGTCGTAACACCCACATCAGCAAGGCCCTTCGCCACATGCACCTGCAACTTGGCCTCACCAAAGTACGTTCCATCCAGGTGCCGCACGATGAAGTGGCCGCTTGCAGCGTTTCGAAATCCAATGAAGGCCATTCGGATGACGCCCTTCTCTGAAGCATCTGGCGCAGGTGATTTCCGCGGGGTTCCCCTTCCCCGTGCACCCGGTCGTGGGGCACGCTTGAGAATAACACAATCCGTTATTTCGATATGAGGCCCGTCGGGGGGAAGCGACTTGAGCAGGTGGCTTCGAAGCTGATCCTCCGTACAGTTGCGTGGTAGGTTCAAAATACGTACGCGAGACATGCGGTGCCGGACCGACGTGAATGGTTCTCAAAAGCAACCCGTACACTGGAGTAAAGGCGGGAAAAGAAGGTCAAGGAGGGCGACAAAACCCTTTCCCTTGTACTCAATGTGCTTGTACAGCTCCTATCACACCAGCCCTACTAAATTCCCTATTATTTTCTcgtcttttcccctcttccaccAGTGAAAGGGGTAACCACTTCTACACACTACTAAAAATTAACAAAGGGATATCAAACGtccatatgttttttttttgtaacaaGTGGAAGAACTGGCGGTGGCACGTGCGAGAAagagtaattttttttttccatgttGAAACTAAGTTCTCAAAATCTTCACCTCGGTGTGACTCGTTTGAAACCCAACCGACGTGATTTGGCTGTAAGCCGTCTATTTTATGATTTCCCTCGCGTACCCACTCATACGCATACCGATCTGAAAGTACACAAAATGTGGGCGAACATCGCATCATgtcacttttttccttcctttttatcCCTTCTATTCCTCCTGCGCAGGTTGGGAAACATAGCGCCAATTAAGTAGGCGTTTGCACTCTTCACAATCCAGTCCCTCCCTGCAAGGTCCGTCCCGGCACATATACGGGGCGGCAAGATACGGTGCTGCCTTTAACCAAGATCCACTAGGGCAACTCAGTCACTCAACTCGGAGTTGCCAGAAACATAACTCAACgactcgttttgtttttttttgtcaataTTCATTCGCCACACCAAACATAACTGCCTGCAGCCATTTGCTTCCACCTTCCTCACCTCAAGCAAAAtagaggaaaggaggagaacTAATAGCGGACCCTACACGTATCCACCCGCGACCAATACTCCGGTGAGAAGGGTTGCAACCCCGCGACGTCGGGGTaggtgaaaagaaaggcaGCGCAACATGAGAAGCTAACCACGTAGAAGAACGACCTCATCAATAAAATTACCAAAATGATTTTGCCAATAAACGTAGGCACATTCTCCAAACCCATTTTGTACCAGGCGAGCTAGTCGTCACGACTGATGTTGTAGATCAATTTTCCTGACTGCGCCTAATGTCCTCCTAGTCTACCTGGTTACTGACTCGGCAGAGAAATCACCAAAAGGTAAACAACCACCGGAAAGAGCAGAAcgtgacaaaaaagaaacaaacaaagataaGCAGAAGACGACAAAAGGGGCTGAAACACGTATCATATTGATGTTCCACAGATTTATATGGAGAAAAATAACAGTCGATGGCCAGCGCCTCACCCCCTCCTCCCACCGGACCCATCAGCCAAAGTAACTCGCGTATCTCGTGACTTAATTTCAAACAACTGACAGATCCTTccgttttctctttcccagAGGTGCGTTTGTATTCTCACGACGGTAAAATTGCTGAAGCAGTACCACCGCCTCCTCCGCCCTATAACCACCGCAGCTTTCATATCCAACTATTGCAGCATCCTCACCACTACAACCCTTGTAAGAGTTGTGTACGGAAAGGACGGTACCATTCCCCCCAAAACGGGGGTTAGTGCAACCGAAGTAGACCTTCCGCACACGGTTGTATAAAAGCATTGCAGCACACATAATACAGGGCTCTACCACTACATACAGAACATAATCCGCAAGGTCCTGTGAAACTGCTCCGCAgttgcctcctcctcctatATTTTCACTCGTCCCTGCTGTCGCTTGTCGCAGGAGTTCCTCCACTGCAACAAACTCTGCGTGGGCCAACGCATGTCCCTTCCTGTTGGTAGCGTTACGTCCTCGTGCCACAATTAACTTTTGTAAGGCCAAATCATCTCCTGCTTGTGCCTGAGCAGCGGTGGAGGAATCCGCTTTTACCAACACACATCCAACCGGTACTTCACCTTCTTCTAATGCACATGTTGCTTCCTTTAGAGCAGCCTGCATAAAGACATCACAATAcacaacactttcattcGCCTCCGCTGTACCTTTTAAATTTGTGTCTTTGCCTGTATCTTGCACCATTGGTGCTAAAGAATAagtgaataataataataataattgagCAACACAATcaataaaagagaaagaggtgggaaccaaattaaaaaaaaaaagtgtagaGCGAGTTGAAAGAAGATTGGCATCTCACAATAACAaccggtgtgtgtgtgtctgaaCCAGGAAAGATGTGTAGATGCCGAGCATAAACCATCCCTGCTAAGATCCAACAAAGTTTGACAGCGTGTTGGTTGACGGGAATATAACTTTGTTGAGTTACAAGAGGGCGAATCGTAGATGCGTAAAAGTACGTGTGAAGGGAGGAagtttataaataaataaattattgTATTTATAAAATTGTTCCGAGAGGGAGGCTACGAAGGTAggtaaaaaagcaaacgcaTCAAGTAATATCAACTGCACCATTGTTCCACATCCAAGCTgtcctttttgcttcctccttccatgCATCTGTTCACTTCTTTcattatttaattttttttagtatataaataaacatacgCAAAAATGTTCTGTCCTCCGTTCcgaatgttttcttttttttttttcttcaccttttttttttcatgcgCTTCATCTTTCAGTTGCTCCttgcctcccttttccttcccgagttttttttccttttcctttttttcttttttttaactttcctTCGTTTCTGCTGCAGCGCCAATAATACAATTACGGGAGACGTACTCTGCAGGCTTCACCGCCATCTCCGTTGAATCACCCACAGTAAAAATTGAAGGTAATCTATGAGTAGCGGGGACGTTaacggggggggggaaaaaaaaaagaaaaaaaaacagtagtCTACAAGGAAGAGTTTAATGCTTTGATGAAGTATACAAATATCCTCGAGGTTAGGTTTGTTGTAGAGTCTTCTTTCCATCGTCATGATTCCAAAAgtgtctctcttttcttttcttttcttttcttttttttctctgctcTCCCTTGGGTTTTACCGGGTGtgagaaaaaagatggaTGAATCACTCAAACAAATGAATGACGGACGAATGGCTACTGCCACACTTGCTTTTCAACCACCACAACACTTGAAGGGATAATCAAAGAAGTCAAACAaatgcacaaacacaaacacaaacacataaacgAAATAATGACAACACAACTATGAACGTATTCGAAATGTAATGCATCGACATGACTGATTGCAAAAGGGATATTCGGTTCAAAGGACTGGAAATGACAAGGAGAgtcaacaaacaaataaccGATCGAAAAattaagaagaaaagaaaaaaaaagacaggaaAACAACGCCATATACCGAACTGTTTTGTGTctaaaagaggggaaaccataatatatatatatatatatatatatttattaataGTTCTCGTCGTACACTttacattcttttttttgttttcactttaTTTCACTATACGCTGCTCTCTTTTGTAACTCCTTCACTCCTAATCCAGCTCCCACACACAGTAGTGTTGCAGCGCcgtgcatacatatatatatataaataaataaataaatatatatatatatatattaatatataaatgtacGTAAACTTctggtgctgctgcttctttttcttttttcttattctttCGTCCAAGTGTCCTACATAAcataaacaaggaaaaaaaaaggagggtaaAAGTATGGAGTGAAATTAATataaatacacacaaaaataaggaaaggaggagtcggggggaagggaaaggaggaaaacaaaaaaaaaaaagaaaaagcattaCGATATACTaaatctttctctctttagATACTTCCTACCCTTCACATCTGTACACGCAAGGACATATATGTTAGACACATACAtaaatcaaaataaataaaaaaaaaaacaaacaaaaaaacaaacagaacaGATCAGTCGCTCACAGATTGTTATCATCTGCATTATGTGCTTCGACACTAACACGTTTTCAGTGCTTCCCAAACTGGAAAAGAAACGTGTTAgtgtctctcttttttttaaaaaaaaaatgtacaataaacacaataataacagcagTAACAGTGAACAGCGCAATATATGatgagggaaggaaggaggatAAGGAGTCATTATCTAAGCATTGTTATTAACACAGTAGTGGAGGCGCTGAAATAAAACTGTATAAAGCAACTATACGCATCATAAATAATGAAACATGTTTCAGAAAGAGTTAtgtgatttttttgttttttttgttttaaacgTCTCGCTTCTTCATTATTTCACCACACCTTTCAAATACAAACATGCACATATGCCCGTATCATCATACATCACAGGAGCGTGTACGACTGTGTCTTGACGGAGTTATTTTCTCCGCATTTCTCATCTTCTCGttccaccaacaaaaaagtttCACTCCTTcctgtgttttttatttatttatttatttacttattttcttcctccatccATCAGCATTCCACTGTGCAAGAGGAGAACAGACGTCTAATAATggataaagaaaagggaagtaaatataaacaaaacaaacaaacattatTTGATTATGTTGACGCAAGGTAAGCGAGGAGAAAACAACCGAAGGTGTGAGGACCGAAAATGGCTCTTGACATTATGTTGCTTAAAAATCTGCAACTCCACACGCTTCATATAATGcacttatataaataaatatataaatatatattgtgTGCATACACGCATGcatgcatttccctcgtctatttgttcttttttttttgaatttttaatatcatttttttatttttatttttattttttttgaaaatatcCCCTCatcttttcatttctcccACCTCCTCAGCTCCGCTTCGCAAGCGACGAAATTATGATATAATAACATTTACTCCCCAGTAAAAATGTTATATGTTTGACGGTTTGCATGACCTGCACCCGGGCGAAAGGAGCGGTACGCCACCGGCTGACACGTGGGCGCTTCGGCTTTTGGTTCCATCACACCGCGGCGAACACCAGCCGgtgcaatttgtttttttatcgGTTCAGTTGgttgtttttctgcttcttcctccttttcttctgctcTGTAATCGACACCACCTCCCTGTTCCACACCATCATCCATTTCAATTACGACGCCGTAATATTCATCTTGTGCTTCAACATCTTGAGAGGGATGATGTTCTGCGGTGTTATTATTAACTCCATAATGTTGGAAGGAATGATCtgctgcctcttcttcatctaaTTCAGCTCCGTCTTCATCCTCCGTGTTGCAatactgttgctgttgctgttgctgttgatgtTTTTGATTACACACCCCTCGTATGGGTTCATTATTTTCCTGCTCACCTTTTCTGTGGTCGAATATTTTACCTCCAGCGTAGGCTCCTTGTACGCATGTTGTGTCCCATTTAAGATCTCCCTGTCCCATCAATTCCTTCATGGTATTTCCACCATTATGTTCACGGTAAAGTCGGCTCTGACGGACACACGGACGCTCGCCGAGTACATTTCCCTGATTTTGAGTGAGTGAAGGACCTCCCAAATGCCTATGGCCGCTCATTTGTTcctcttcaccttctttttcttcttttcctttttttttttcctcctccttaacttttttacttttactctTCTTCAACTATCTTTAC contains:
- a CDS encoding deaminase, putative, giving the protein MVQDTGKDTNLKGTAEANESVVYCDVFMQAALKEATCALEEGEVPVGCVLVKADSSTAAQAQAGDDLALQKLIVARGRNATNRKGHALAHAEFVAVEELLRQATAGTSENIGGGGNCGAVSQDLADYVLYVVVEPCIMCAAMLLYNRVRKVYFGCTNPRFGGNGTVLSVHNSYKGCSGEDAAIVGYESCGGYRAEEAVVLLQQFYRRENTNAPLGKRKRKDLSVV